The following proteins come from a genomic window of Lycium ferocissimum isolate CSIRO_LF1 chromosome 4, AGI_CSIRO_Lferr_CH_V1, whole genome shotgun sequence:
- the LOC132053149 gene encoding enhancer of mRNA-decapping protein 4-like isoform X1, which yields MKRMASSTKLPKGRHLNGDHVVYDIDARLPGEVQPQLEVTPITKYGSDPGLVLGRQIAVNKSYICYGLKLGAIRVLNINTALRSLLKGLAQRVTDMAFFAEDVHLLASASVDGRVYIWRITEGPDEEDKPQITGRIVAAIQIVGEGESVHPRVCWHSHKQEILVVGIGKHVLKIDTTKLGKAEVFSADEPLRCPVDRLVDGVQLVGTHDGEVTDLSMCQWMTTRLVSASVDGTIKIWEDRKPQPIAILRPHDGNPVNSVTFLAAPDRPDHIILITGGLLNREMKIWVSASEEGWLLPSDAESWHCTQTLELKSSAAARAEEAFFNQAVALSQAGLLLLANAKKNAIYAVHLEYGLNPTATQMDYIAEFTVTMPILSFTGTSDLLPHGEQIVQVYCVQTQAIQQYALDSSQCLPPPMENAVGFERTESSGSRDAASIEGYAPVDPPGSKQMEFPLTSSAPKSLVNESVAEIVATARPPITDARTGLATSVEFASSIPESKSASLPSITTDTDAAPFAPPPPLSPELARKLSGFRSTSNSSELGPSINDRFGDPKAVDYSGDRQMDAIHPNLTGIASSDGDPMNNEDEVSRDDGSSAISNPIKFKHPTHLVTPSEILMANSSSEVNHVNEQKSEGESSIQEVVINKEARNVEVEVKVVGETKFSPKTDIGSQEELHTFVSENKEKLFCSQASDLGIEMARECRALSPETYIVEESRQFAGASGTVQLTHTSTAPEEDCDSAKEISGNNIDSNVQVSAHQPPAPSAKGKKQKGKNTQGFGPSSPSPGAFNSSESNDGGVRSSNASVDAAFSQILSMHEALNQVLNMQKETQKQMSMMVAVPVTKEGRRLEAALGRSMEKAVKANSDALLARFQEESAKQEKLLRDRTQQITNLISNCFNKDMPGLIEKIMKKELAAVGQAVTRSIAPTIEKSVSTAISEAFQKGVSDKAVNQLEKTVSSRLEASVARQIQAQFQTSGKQALQETLKSTLEVSVIPAFEMSCKAMFEQVDLTFQKGFAEHTASALQQFESMHSPLVHALRDAINSASSMTQTLSGELADGQKKLLTLAVSGGNSKSSNPLVSHMSNGPLLHEKLEAPVDPTKELSRLLSERKYEEAFTAALQRSDVSIVTWLCLQVDLPGILSTSPLPLSQGVLLSLLQQVACDVTKETARKLSWMRDVLSAINPTDPMIAVHVGPIFEQVYQILNHHRNLPTTTPAELSSIRLIMHVINSMLMTCK from the exons AGGGTTACAGACATGGCTTTCTTTGCTGAGGATGTGCACCTTTTGGCTAG TGCAAGTGTTGATGGTCGTGTTTATATATGGAGAATTACCGAAGGACCAGATGAGGAAGATAAGCCCCAAATTACAGGGAGGATTGTCGCTGCTATTCAAATTGTTGGTGAAGGGGAATCTGTTCATCCTCGAGTTTGTTGGCACTCTCACAAACAA GAAATTCTTGTGGTTGGGATCGGAAAACatgttttaaaaattgataCGACAAAACTTGGAAAAGCTGAAGTTTTTTCAGCGGATGAACCTCTCAGGTGTCCTGTTGACAGGTTGGTTGATGGGGTACAACTTGTTGGTACTCATGATGGAGAAGTGACTGATTTGTCAATGTGCCAGTGGATGACCACTCGATTGGTATCTGCGTCAGTGGATGGCACG ATAAAGATTTGGGAAGACCGGAAGCCACAACCAATTGCAATTCTCAGGCCTCATGATGGTAATCCTGTTAATTCAGTCACCTTCCTGGCTGCTCCAGACCGCCCAGACCACATCATACTCATCACTGGG GGTTTACTTAATCGGGAAATGAAGATATGGGTATCAGCAAGTGAAGAGGGCTGGTTGCTTCCTAGTGATGCTGAATCATGGCACTGTACACAAACATTGGAGTTGAAGAGTTCTGCTGCAGCTCGTGCTGAAGAGGCATTTTTTAACCAAGCTGTAGCCTTGTCTCAAGCAGGTCTGCTCTTACTAGCGAATGCAAAAAAGAATGCCATATATGCTGTTCATCTAGAGTATGGCCTGAACCCAACGGCAACACAAATGGATTACATAGCTGAATTTACAGTTACAATGCCAATTTTGAGTTTCACTGGAACAAGTGATTTACTGCCTCATGGTGAACAGATTGTTCAGGTGTACTGTGTACAGACGCAGGCTATTCAGCAGTATGCTTTGGACTCATCCCAATGCTTGCCACCTCCCATGGAGAATGCCGTGGGCTTCGAAAGGACGGAATCTAGTGGTTCACGTGATGCTGCTAGTATTGAAGGATATGCTCCTGTTGATCCTCCTGGTAGTAAACAAATGGAGTTTCCTTTAACTAGTTCTGCACCCAAATCATTAGTGAATGAGAGTGTCGCAGAGATTGTAGCTACAGCTAGACCTCCTATTACTGATGCACGAACTGGGTTGGCCACCTCTGTGGAATTTGCTTCTTCCATACCGGAATCTAAATCAGCTAGTTTGCCCAGTATAACTACTGATACTGATGCTGCTCCCTTTGCACCACCACCTCCTTTGAGTCCTGAGTTGGCTAGAAAACTTTCTGGTTTCAGAAGCACTTCAAATAGCTCTGAGCTTGGTCCCTCTATCAATGACCGTTTTGGGGATCCTAAAGCCGTTGACTATTCAGGTGACAGGCAAATGGATGCCATTCATCCAAACTTGACTGGCATTGCTTCGTCGGATGGTgacccaatgaataatgaagatgaAGTGTCACGTGATGATGGTTCTTCGGCTATTAGTAATCCAATTAAGTTCAAGCACCCTACTCATCTGGTGACTCCTTCAGAGATATTGATGGCTAACTCATCCTCTGAGGTAAACCATGTTAATGAGCAGAAAAGTGAGGGAGAATCGAGTATCCAGGAAGTTGTAATCAACAAGGAAGCCCGCAATGTGGAGGTGGAGGTTAAGGTtgttggtgaaactaaattCAGTCCAAAAACTGACATTGGCTCTCAAGAAGAACTACACACTTTTGTGTCAGAAAACAAGGAGAAACTCTTTTGCTCTCAGGCATCTGATCTTGGAATAGAAATGGCTCGAGAATGTCGTGCCTTATCGCCTGAAACCTATATTGTCGAGGAATCTAGGCAGTTTGCTGGGGCTTCTGGAACTGTGCAGCTGACCCATACGTCAACTGCCCCTGAAGAAGATTGTGACTCTGCAAAGGAGATCTCTGGAAATAATATAGACTCTAATGTGCAAGTTTCTGCTCATCAACCTCCAGCTCCTAGTGCCAAAGGGAAAAAGCAAAAGGGAAAGAACACTCAAGGATTTGGACCATCTTCACCCTCGCCTGGTGCTTTCAACTCATCTGAATCCAACGATGGTGGTGTCAGGTCAAGTAACGCTTCAGTGGATGCTGCATTCTCACAAATTTTGTCCATGCATGAGGCTCTAAATCAG GTTCTTAATATGCAAAAAGAAACGCAAAAGCAGATGAGTATGATGGTTGCTGTTCCAGTtaccaaagaaggaagaagacTTGAGGCTGCTTTGGGACGGAGCATGGAGAAGGCTGTCAAGGCCAATTCTGATGCTTTATTGGCTCGTTTCCAAGAAGAGAGTGCAAAACAAGAGAAATTACTTCGTGATCGTACTCAACAAATAACCAATTTGATATCTAACTGCTTTAACAAGGACATGCCAGGGCTAATTGAAAAGATAATGAAGAAAGAACTGGCAGCTGTTGGACAAGCTGTCACACGCAGTATTGCCCCTACCATTGAGAAATCTGTATCAACTGCTATTTCAGAAGCCTTCCAG AAAGGAGTTAGTGACAAGGCAGTGAACCAACTGGAGAAAACAGTTAGCTCCAGACTGGAAGCTTCCGTTGCTAGGCAAATCCAAGCGCAATTCCAAACCTCTGGCAAGCAAGCGCTTCAG GAAACTTTGAAATCTACACTGGAAGTTTCGGTGATCCCTGCCTTTGAGATGTCATGCAAGGCAATGTTTGAGCAAGTAGATTTAACGTTTCAGAAAGGATTTGCTGAACACACTGCTTCTGCCCTACAGCAATTTGAATCCATGCATTCGCCATTAGTACATGCTTTAAGG GATGCCATTAATTCCGCATCATCGATGACTCAAACATTGAGTGGAGAGCTAGCTGATGGTCAAAAGAAGTTGCTTACTCTTGCAGTTTCTGGAGGAAATTCCAAGTCGTCGAATCCACTGGTTAGCCACATGAGTAACGGACCATTGCTGCATGAGAAG CTTGAGGCTCCTGTTGACCCAACCAAAGAGTTATCTCGATTGTTATCAGAGCGCAAGTACGAGGAGGCATTCACTGCAGCCTTGCAAAGAAGCGATGTATCTATTGTAACGTGGTTATGTTTGCAG GTTGATCTACCGGGTATCTTATCAACGAGTCCTCTCCCGTTGAGTCAAGGAgtacttctttcacttcttcaGCAGGTGGCCTGTGATGTTACCAAGGAGACAGCCCGAAAATTATCCTGGATGAGGGACGTGCTGTCGGCCATAAATCCAACTGACCCGATGATTGCGGTGCACGTGGGGCCTATCTTTGAGCAAGTATATCAGATACTAAACCATCATCGGAATCTTCCTACCACGACCCCTGCTGAACTTTCAAGCATTCGCCTGATTATGCATGTTATCAATTCCATGCTAATGACCTGTAAATGA